From Oceanipulchritudo coccoides, the proteins below share one genomic window:
- a CDS encoding Minf_1886 family protein — protein MLSKNFHEIIQLIQKDDTRYASGAYTFMRQALDFTLARIREEEKETQHRHVTGQELCHGIRDYAIEQYGPMAMTLLEHWGIHRTEDFGQIVFNLVEFGIFGKTETDCLEDFNHVYDFKTAFVEPFQPSKAFLEDHMPSMSKPSLQK, from the coding sequence ATGCTCTCCAAGAATTTTCATGAAATCATTCAGCTGATCCAGAAGGATGACACGCGCTACGCATCGGGCGCGTATACCTTCATGCGGCAGGCACTGGATTTTACACTGGCCCGCATCCGCGAGGAGGAAAAAGAAACCCAGCATCGGCATGTGACCGGTCAGGAGCTTTGCCACGGTATCCGAGATTACGCCATCGAACAATATGGCCCAATGGCCATGACCCTCCTTGAGCACTGGGGAATCCATCGCACGGAAGACTTCGGACAAATTGTTTTCAATCTCGTTGAGTTTGGAATTTTCGGCAAAACAGAGACAGACTGCCTGGAGGACTTCAATCACGTGTACGACTTCAAGACCGCTTTTGTTGAGCCTTTTCAGCCCTCCAAGGCTTTTCTGGAGGACCATATGCCGTCCATGAGTAAGCCATCCCTCCAAAAGTGA
- the mutS gene encoding DNA mismatch repair protein MutS, producing the protein MTSPAKKLTPMMQQYLEVKSKLPPNTLLLFRLGDFYEMFDDDARVGADVLGITLTQRNGQPMAGIPYHAADGYIQKTLKAGMKVAICEQMETPKPGQLVKRSLSRILTPGTTLEDQHLDAGRNQYLLACNWTKRGLSAAWLDLTTGDFQIAASPAINGLINVFHALDPREIILPEEALEKWRAEDDTAEWSEEIERLLQGRTDSTMMPWQFDPRDGARLVMETLGVMNLDGFGIALDHPGLGPAGALLAYAAENLCSKPENIRRIREYRSSDTLQMDPSTLRNLEIFRASQGTRKGSLIEAMDATTTAPGARLLEQVLMEPPLDIAELKRRQSCVGEFLSAPGLASELQEYLRGVRDLPRIVGRLRNGLRNPREPGAIRQTLHQLPHIKAVIEQFDSPELTKLAADLNLFPELLELLDSALNDSLPNQIQDGGFIADGFDAELDRLRDLNRNSRQWIADFEAAEIKRTGIKSLKVKFNNAFGYFIEVRKSNLELVPDDYIRKQTVTNAERFYTPDLKEKEREILHADEKAIAREESLFADILAAVLENADSLEQTAHCLSEIDLFVGWAQIAREWNYSRPEIDESSATEIEGGRHPVVEQMMREQRQKGIPGEHDFVPNDTFLSADEAQISIITGPNMAGKSTYIRQVALITLMAQVGSWVPAAQCRIGLVDRIFSRVGASDELSQGNSTFMVEMNETANILNNATDRSLIILDEIGRGTSTYDGLSIAWAVVEHLHGHGAQGPRTLFATHYHELTQIEGELVRTRNYCVAVKEWNDQIIFVRQVQRGAADRSYGIQVARLAGLPDTVINRAKVILSRLEDDDSSHNILRKRMRARKDGTPEKDIPQLELF; encoded by the coding sequence ATGACGAGTCCTGCCAAAAAGTTGACCCCGATGATGCAGCAGTATCTTGAGGTGAAGTCCAAGCTTCCTCCAAACACGCTGCTCCTTTTTCGTCTGGGCGACTTTTATGAGATGTTTGATGATGATGCCCGCGTTGGGGCGGATGTCCTCGGGATCACACTCACCCAGCGCAACGGCCAGCCAATGGCCGGAATCCCCTACCACGCCGCCGACGGCTACATCCAGAAAACCCTCAAGGCGGGCATGAAGGTGGCCATTTGCGAGCAAATGGAAACCCCGAAACCCGGGCAGCTCGTCAAACGTTCCCTGAGCCGAATACTGACACCGGGGACAACCCTTGAGGACCAGCACCTCGATGCCGGACGCAACCAATACCTCCTGGCCTGTAACTGGACCAAGCGCGGCCTTTCTGCAGCATGGCTTGACCTGACAACAGGCGATTTCCAGATTGCCGCCAGTCCAGCCATCAACGGGCTCATCAATGTATTTCACGCCCTGGATCCGCGGGAAATCATCCTCCCTGAGGAAGCACTGGAAAAGTGGCGCGCCGAGGACGATACCGCGGAATGGTCCGAGGAAATTGAACGGCTTCTGCAGGGGCGGACTGATTCCACCATGATGCCGTGGCAATTTGATCCACGCGACGGAGCCCGTTTGGTCATGGAAACCCTCGGTGTGATGAACCTCGATGGCTTCGGGATTGCCCTCGATCATCCCGGGCTGGGCCCAGCTGGTGCCTTGCTCGCCTATGCTGCCGAAAACCTTTGTTCAAAGCCCGAAAACATCCGGCGTATCCGTGAATATCGTTCAAGCGACACGCTGCAGATGGATCCCTCCACTCTGCGCAACCTCGAGATTTTCCGCGCCAGCCAAGGCACCCGCAAGGGTTCCCTGATCGAGGCCATGGATGCCACAACGACAGCCCCCGGGGCACGCCTGCTTGAGCAAGTGCTCATGGAACCGCCTCTGGACATCGCTGAACTCAAACGCCGCCAAAGCTGTGTCGGCGAATTCCTGAGCGCTCCGGGACTCGCTTCCGAGTTGCAGGAATATCTGCGTGGAGTGCGGGACCTGCCGCGCATCGTCGGGCGCCTGCGAAATGGCCTGCGCAACCCACGCGAACCGGGTGCCATCCGGCAGACCCTGCACCAGCTGCCCCACATCAAGGCAGTCATCGAACAATTTGACAGCCCGGAACTGACCAAGCTCGCAGCTGACCTGAACCTCTTTCCCGAACTGCTCGAGCTGCTCGACAGCGCCCTCAATGACTCCCTTCCCAACCAGATTCAGGATGGCGGATTTATCGCGGACGGGTTCGATGCCGAGCTGGACCGGCTCCGCGACCTCAACCGCAACTCTCGCCAATGGATTGCCGATTTCGAAGCAGCCGAAATCAAGCGCACGGGCATCAAGTCCCTGAAGGTCAAATTCAACAATGCCTTCGGATACTTCATCGAAGTGCGGAAGAGCAATCTTGAGCTAGTCCCGGACGATTATATCCGCAAGCAAACCGTCACCAACGCCGAGCGCTTCTACACGCCCGACCTGAAGGAAAAGGAACGCGAGATTCTCCATGCCGATGAAAAGGCCATTGCCCGGGAGGAATCGCTCTTTGCCGATATCTTGGCCGCTGTCCTGGAAAATGCCGATTCCCTCGAGCAAACCGCCCACTGCCTCTCGGAAATCGACCTCTTTGTCGGCTGGGCGCAGATCGCCCGCGAATGGAACTACAGCCGTCCTGAAATTGATGAATCAAGCGCCACCGAAATCGAGGGTGGACGCCATCCCGTCGTCGAGCAGATGATGCGCGAGCAGAGGCAAAAAGGGATTCCGGGCGAGCACGACTTTGTTCCGAACGACACCTTTCTCAGTGCGGACGAGGCACAGATCTCCATTATCACCGGGCCAAACATGGCCGGAAAGAGTACCTACATCCGCCAGGTCGCCCTGATCACCCTGATGGCGCAGGTCGGTTCATGGGTCCCTGCTGCCCAATGCCGCATCGGGCTGGTCGACCGGATTTTTTCGCGCGTAGGCGCCAGCGATGAGCTTTCACAGGGCAATTCCACCTTTATGGTCGAGATGAACGAGACGGCCAACATCCTCAACAACGCCACCGACCGAAGCCTGATCATTCTCGACGAAATCGGACGCGGCACCAGCACGTATGACGGCCTCAGTATTGCCTGGGCCGTTGTCGAGCATCTCCATGGCCACGGCGCCCAGGGCCCACGCACGCTCTTTGCCACCCATTACCACGAACTGACCCAGATCGAGGGAGAACTTGTGCGCACCCGTAACTACTGCGTCGCCGTCAAGGAATGGAACGACCAGATCATTTTTGTCCGCCAAGTCCAGCGCGGGGCCGCCGACCGCAGCTACGGAATCCAGGTCGCCCGGCTCGCGGGCCTGCCCGATACTGTCATCAACCGCGCCAAGGTCATCCTTAGCCGCCTGGAGGACGATGATTCCTCCCACAACATCCTCCGCAAGCGCATGCGGGCCCGCAAGGATGGAACCCCTGAAAAGGATATTCCGCAACTGGAGTTGTTTTGA
- a CDS encoding ORF6N domain-containing protein: MNKPIPIFLLRGRPVILDTDLATLYGVTTKRLNEQVRRNQERFPDDFVFILTKEETGFLKSQFATSKINSLFIKDLQSTGSGGRRNLPYAFTEHGALMAANVLKSPEAVKMSVFIIRAFVKQRVALSANEAILKRLAEIDKSLLVHDTALRDLYQKLLPLLEPPPTKPKRPLGFG, from the coding sequence ATGAACAAACCCATCCCGATCTTTTTGCTTCGTGGACGCCCGGTAATCCTGGATACTGACCTCGCGACCCTTTACGGAGTGACTACCAAGCGACTAAACGAACAGGTCCGGCGCAATCAGGAACGCTTTCCTGATGATTTTGTATTTATCTTAACCAAAGAAGAAACTGGATTTTTGAAGTCGCAATTTGCGACTTCAAAAATCAACTCATTATTTATCAAGGACTTACAATCCACAGGAAGTGGCGGACGCCGTAATTTGCCCTACGCCTTCACCGAGCATGGAGCCCTGATGGCAGCGAATGTTTTAAAAAGCCCGGAAGCGGTAAAAATGAGCGTGTTCATCATCCGGGCATTTGTGAAACAGCGGGTGGCTCTGAGCGCGAACGAGGCAATCCTCAAGCGCCTCGCGGAAATCGATAAATCCCTGCTGGTCCACGATACCGCATTGCGCGACCTGTATCAAAAGCTGCTTCCGCTATTGGAACCACCACCGACCAAGCCAAAACGTCCCCTAGGATTTGGATAG
- a CDS encoding alpha/beta fold hydrolase, protein METLDLAERAYGGAEDAPALLLLHGLLGSSRNWQTAGKKLSESFKVFALDLRNHGSSPHDPHMDYPTMAADVLAWMDRKGLKRLHVLGHSMGGKVAMYLTCRYPERIQSLTVVDIAPRAYPPRWEREFATMRRMPVHHFTKRQEAEEWLEKDISDWAFRKFLVSNLERDPSGGFRWIVNLGILESALPNLFRQIPEPGQGYDGPVLFLRGGESKFVADSDLQMIKGFFPRAQLVTVDGAGHNVHFDQTERFIKVVVDNLSDVR, encoded by the coding sequence ATGGAGACGTTGGACCTTGCAGAACGGGCATATGGCGGAGCGGAAGACGCTCCAGCGCTGTTGTTGCTGCACGGTCTGCTGGGATCTTCACGCAATTGGCAGACTGCGGGGAAGAAGTTGTCCGAGTCCTTCAAGGTGTTCGCACTGGACCTGCGTAATCATGGCAGTAGCCCGCATGATCCGCATATGGATTACCCGACAATGGCAGCCGATGTCCTTGCCTGGATGGACCGGAAGGGGTTGAAGCGTCTGCACGTGCTCGGGCACAGCATGGGCGGTAAGGTGGCGATGTATCTGACTTGTCGCTACCCGGAACGGATTCAGTCGCTGACAGTGGTCGATATTGCTCCGCGTGCCTATCCGCCCAGATGGGAGCGAGAGTTTGCCACAATGCGGCGCATGCCGGTTCATCACTTCACGAAGCGCCAGGAGGCGGAGGAATGGCTTGAAAAGGACATCAGTGATTGGGCCTTCCGGAAATTCCTTGTAAGCAATCTTGAGCGTGATCCCTCGGGTGGCTTTCGCTGGATCGTGAATCTGGGAATTCTCGAGAGCGCCTTGCCAAACTTGTTTCGACAGATTCCCGAACCGGGTCAGGGCTACGATGGTCCGGTCCTGTTTCTCCGTGGCGGCGAGTCCAAGTTTGTCGCGGATTCCGATCTGCAGATGATCAAGGGCTTCTTTCCACGGGCCCAATTGGTGACGGTCGATGGTGCTGGCCACAACGTGCACTTTGACCAAACGGAGCGATTTATCAAAGTGGTTGTGGATAATTTAAGTGACGTTAGGTAA
- a CDS encoding ORF6N domain-containing protein: protein MVRGFRVVLDSDLAELYGVQTKVLNQALKRNIKKFPKDFLIKLSRN from the coding sequence ATGGTCCGTGGATTCAGGGTGGTTCTTGATTCGGATCTCGCTGAATTGTACGGCGTTCAAACGAAGGTCCTTAACCAAGCGTTGAAAAGGAATATCAAAAAGTTCCCGAAAGATTTCCTGATTAAATTGAGCAGGAACTAA
- the tsaD gene encoding tRNA (adenosine(37)-N6)-threonylcarbamoyltransferase complex transferase subunit TsaD: MIIGIESSCDESAMALFDPGKGLRGEWVHSQILKHQAYGGIVPDLASREHLDNFPPLLKEVLAAHRPVAGDLIAVTTGPGLAGCLALGMAVGHALSLASKLPLVGVNHLRGHAFSPFIQLHEKDPDGFSGQFRDCLPHLGLIVSGGNTILFRIDLNGNLEVLANTVDDAAGEALDKGAKLLGMPYPGGPLIEKQAANGNSKAYSFPRAFPQADVPRFSFSGLKTSLRYQLEKMSDADLEAGMADLCASYQAAVVDALQRKTRQFLEAGEFRSLGLSGGVANNQDLREAIQKVGNQQKLPVLIADPAHTGDNAAMIAFAAFADRAGCQEEPSTFDPSWELA, translated from the coding sequence ATGATCATCGGCATTGAGAGTTCATGTGACGAGTCAGCGATGGCGCTCTTCGATCCGGGGAAGGGCCTGCGCGGGGAATGGGTGCATTCGCAGATTTTAAAGCATCAAGCGTATGGGGGGATTGTTCCGGATCTGGCCAGCCGGGAGCATCTCGACAATTTTCCGCCGCTGTTGAAGGAAGTCCTCGCGGCGCATAGGCCCGTGGCTGGCGACCTGATTGCCGTCACCACCGGGCCGGGCTTGGCGGGGTGCCTTGCGCTGGGGATGGCCGTGGGCCATGCGCTTTCGCTCGCATCCAAACTTCCCCTTGTCGGGGTGAATCATCTGCGCGGGCATGCTTTTTCTCCTTTTATTCAGTTGCATGAAAAGGATCCGGATGGGTTTTCCGGGCAGTTTCGCGACTGTTTGCCACATCTGGGCTTAATTGTCTCTGGCGGTAACACGATCCTCTTTCGCATCGACCTGAATGGCAACCTTGAGGTGCTGGCCAACACAGTGGACGATGCGGCGGGCGAGGCGCTGGACAAGGGAGCCAAGTTGCTGGGCATGCCGTACCCGGGTGGACCGTTGATTGAAAAGCAGGCCGCTAATGGAAACTCCAAGGCTTATTCATTTCCGCGGGCCTTTCCCCAAGCGGATGTGCCGCGGTTCTCCTTTTCAGGGCTCAAGACAAGCCTGCGATACCAGCTTGAGAAAATGAGCGATGCCGATTTGGAGGCGGGCATGGCCGATCTTTGTGCAAGTTACCAGGCGGCAGTCGTGGATGCCTTGCAGCGCAAGACCCGCCAGTTTTTGGAAGCTGGAGAATTCAGAAGCCTCGGACTTTCCGGCGGTGTCGCCAATAACCAGGACCTTCGTGAAGCAATCCAGAAAGTGGGTAACCAGCAAAAATTGCCGGTATTGATCGCCGATCCGGCACATACCGGGGACAATGCTGCCATGATTGCCTTCGCGGCCTTTGCTGACCGGGCGGGATGCCAGGAAGAGCCATCCACTTTCGATCCGTCATGGGAACTTGCTTGA
- a CDS encoding phosphoribosyl-AMP cyclohydrolase: MSREIEEGTPLKLDFTKIGKVAESVPGVIPAVAQDIETGLVLMVGYVNEQALRTALEKKVAVFWSTSRDELWIKGATSGDTLELIEARVNCEQNSILYLVRPKGEGACHTQSPDGISRISCYYRVIDEGELRHAPYQPIWQGHDSTQG; encoded by the coding sequence ATGTCGCGCGAAATTGAAGAAGGGACACCGTTGAAGCTTGATTTCACCAAGATCGGGAAGGTTGCGGAATCTGTGCCGGGGGTCATTCCCGCCGTTGCACAGGATATTGAAACGGGTCTTGTCCTGATGGTTGGTTATGTGAATGAGCAGGCCTTGCGAACAGCGCTTGAAAAGAAAGTTGCTGTCTTCTGGAGCACCAGTCGCGACGAACTTTGGATCAAAGGGGCAACGAGTGGTGACACGCTTGAATTGATTGAGGCCCGGGTGAATTGCGAACAGAATTCAATCCTCTATCTGGTGCGTCCAAAAGGGGAGGGCGCTTGCCACACGCAGTCACCCGACGGAATTAGCCGCATCAGTTGTTACTACCGGGTCATCGATGAAGGAGAATTGAGACATGCCCCTTATCAGCCAATCTGGCAGGGACACGACAGCACCCAAGGTTGA
- a CDS encoding DUF58 domain-containing protein, producing MPLISQSGRDTTAPKVDWADPGYFAGSSVVGNTVRVLVQLISPPRGHRTVPTKTGTMLIVITIGVGTAAFNTGQNILYLGLSMMLSTLLVSGLLSWINFKGCRWRVEAGRHYRVDEESPVYLEIENTKRWLPSYDLMFTLSAVLSQVKQELFLNSRLDSHEKTRLLWEFVPRQRGEETIRLEGLLSRYPFGFLKKTIRDSYERKVTVWPARIPYQFSASKAGRRWLYGHHRQKGEGVELIHVRGYRSGDPLRRIHWKASAKLGSLQVRETEQEHHQAFALFVDPSPHLWTDPAQFETMCSFAASLAEDLFQHDQLRSVQVAGSRQKIGSIDDLYLFLDTLSTLQRESHNPGDEPAAAPPDAVTFTPGPDKTVNANMEGQHVGQA from the coding sequence ATGCCCCTTATCAGCCAATCTGGCAGGGACACGACAGCACCCAAGGTTGATTGGGCGGATCCCGGATATTTCGCCGGGTCCTCCGTTGTCGGCAATACCGTGCGCGTGCTGGTCCAACTGATCAGCCCGCCGCGTGGTCACCGGACTGTTCCCACCAAAACGGGGACAATGCTCATTGTTATCACGATCGGGGTGGGGACGGCTGCCTTCAATACCGGGCAGAACATTCTCTATCTGGGACTCTCGATGATGCTCAGCACTTTGTTGGTCAGTGGTCTTCTCAGTTGGATTAATTTCAAAGGCTGTCGTTGGCGTGTGGAAGCAGGCCGCCATTACCGGGTCGACGAAGAGAGCCCGGTTTATCTGGAAATCGAGAATACCAAGCGCTGGCTTCCATCCTACGACCTGATGTTTACCCTTTCGGCAGTTCTCAGTCAGGTTAAACAGGAGCTCTTTCTTAACAGCCGTTTGGATAGCCATGAGAAAACGCGTCTCCTGTGGGAGTTTGTCCCTCGTCAACGCGGCGAGGAAACGATCCGCCTTGAGGGACTGCTTTCACGGTACCCGTTTGGCTTCCTGAAAAAGACCATCCGGGACAGCTATGAGAGGAAGGTTACTGTCTGGCCGGCCCGTATTCCCTACCAGTTCTCGGCAAGCAAAGCTGGCCGGCGCTGGCTTTATGGCCACCACAGGCAAAAAGGGGAGGGCGTTGAACTGATCCATGTCCGTGGCTACAGGAGTGGCGATCCCTTGCGTCGAATCCACTGGAAGGCATCGGCCAAGCTGGGCTCCCTGCAGGTGCGCGAGACCGAACAGGAACATCATCAGGCCTTTGCCCTGTTTGTGGATCCCTCTCCCCATCTCTGGACGGATCCGGCACAGTTTGAGACCATGTGTTCCTTTGCGGCCAGCCTTGCTGAAGACCTCTTTCAGCACGATCAGCTTAGGAGCGTCCAGGTGGCGGGGTCCCGTCAGAAGATTGGCTCAATTGATGATTTGTACTTATTTCTGGATACGTTATCCACTCTTCAAAGGGAATCCCACAATCCGGGTGACGAACCCGCTGCGGCTCCCCCGGATGCCGTCACCTTTACACCCGGTCCGGATAAAACCGTAAACGCTAACATGGAGGGACAGCATGTCGGGCAGGCTTGA
- a CDS encoding DUF3488 and transglutaminase-like domain-containing protein, with protein MSGRLDIYELSGIRWIIGQTMALVSLVGAFSIDLGASGLLSAAIVAILFVLAFPRLIPLLPALFWRIAPVGLLALIVADFVMSRGDVLPPLFRMIVILTLYRAIQARSPREDMQLLLLTLFLILITGVLSLEITFGLQMLIYAPLAMGLLFTANLSHSRNMAGIQKEALQVFYCDGWITLFRRLLIRVDRRTLLAGTGLFFLTTSMALALFLFMPRFDIGAALPFPRLQTAQSLTGFSDHVKYGDVVDILNDDAIAMRVDVEMESIPARPYWRMVTLDAYYDGGFMVSPKVARERRTLNNYRFDFDNSTSGTDENAIWTLYLEGGISAYLPAGDSFNTLRFKNRIELQVHDLTRVLKTNETNATTLSLRYEGLDFGGTLPIDKSDLELTGLKPILLDTSDPTYLKDISYPATTLVVPSGRENLSILNAALRKTGRLGNRSVEEFSNRVVAYLQSGRGYSLDTKIPSGDAESVLRWVDSGIDGHCELYAGAFVLISRYAGVPARLVTGYAGGDWNGYENYFMVRHRNAHAWVEVFDSTKGWIRVDPTPGYLVDPGSVDNALAVGGLRLDDTWRAYLDSLKVLWFRRVIQFDSTDQLEMADSVKGVGLVSFDWLKEKAKALRSSLNRDWQQGIRSGKWSALVRDLSMPTGVVVIILVFVFLIRQIRKRDHYETFMRKKAGRLLGSLSGILTPSTQGYQSLLVIRYGPVDAWPDNTESYLKQLGRHPKRFTGVSNP; from the coding sequence ATGTCGGGCAGGCTTGACATATATGAGTTGTCCGGGATCCGCTGGATCATTGGCCAGACAATGGCCCTGGTAAGCCTTGTTGGTGCCTTCTCCATTGACCTTGGGGCCTCCGGGCTTTTGTCAGCCGCGATTGTCGCCATTCTCTTCGTATTGGCCTTTCCGCGACTTATCCCACTTCTTCCAGCCCTATTCTGGCGGATCGCCCCGGTGGGTCTTCTTGCGTTGATTGTGGCGGATTTTGTCATGAGCCGAGGCGATGTCCTGCCACCGCTTTTCCGGATGATCGTGATCCTCACGCTTTACCGGGCTATCCAGGCCCGCTCCCCGCGCGAGGATATGCAACTGCTTCTTTTGACGCTGTTCCTGATTCTGATCACAGGGGTGCTCAGTCTCGAAATTACCTTTGGCCTGCAGATGCTGATCTACGCCCCGTTGGCGATGGGGCTGCTCTTCACGGCAAACTTATCCCATTCCAGGAACATGGCCGGAATCCAAAAGGAGGCATTGCAGGTGTTCTATTGTGACGGATGGATTACCCTGTTCAGGCGCCTCTTGATTCGCGTGGATCGACGCACTCTTCTTGCGGGCACGGGATTGTTTTTTCTCACGACCTCGATGGCCCTGGCGCTATTTCTGTTCATGCCACGGTTTGATATTGGGGCGGCCTTACCCTTCCCACGGCTTCAAACAGCACAAAGCCTGACCGGTTTTTCGGATCATGTTAAATATGGGGATGTGGTCGATATCTTGAATGATGATGCCATCGCCATGCGTGTGGATGTGGAAATGGAGTCCATCCCGGCACGTCCCTATTGGAGGATGGTGACACTGGATGCCTATTATGACGGCGGCTTCATGGTCTCCCCCAAAGTTGCCCGGGAAAGGCGTACCCTTAATAATTATCGCTTTGATTTTGATAATTCTACAAGCGGGACAGACGAAAATGCGATCTGGACCCTTTACCTGGAAGGCGGCATCAGTGCCTATCTTCCGGCAGGAGACAGCTTTAATACGCTGCGATTCAAGAATCGGATCGAGCTTCAGGTGCACGACCTGACGCGGGTCCTGAAAACCAACGAGACCAATGCTACGACTCTTTCCCTGCGCTACGAGGGCTTGGATTTCGGGGGAACACTTCCCATCGATAAAAGCGATCTCGAGCTGACGGGATTGAAACCAATCCTGCTCGACACCTCGGATCCCACTTATCTGAAGGATATTTCCTATCCTGCCACAACACTGGTAGTCCCATCTGGAAGGGAGAATTTAAGCATTCTTAACGCTGCTTTAAGAAAGACAGGAAGATTGGGAAACCGGAGCGTGGAGGAATTTTCCAATCGAGTTGTGGCGTATCTCCAAAGTGGTCGCGGATACAGCCTCGATACGAAAATCCCGTCGGGGGATGCTGAAAGTGTCCTGCGCTGGGTGGATTCGGGCATTGATGGTCATTGCGAACTTTATGCAGGTGCATTTGTCCTGATTTCCCGCTACGCGGGAGTTCCGGCCCGCCTCGTGACTGGGTACGCCGGCGGGGATTGGAACGGTTATGAAAATTATTTCATGGTCAGGCACCGTAATGCGCATGCATGGGTGGAAGTCTTCGATTCAACAAAAGGTTGGATCCGCGTCGACCCGACGCCTGGATACCTTGTTGACCCGGGTTCTGTCGACAATGCCCTGGCTGTTGGCGGTTTGCGCCTTGACGACACCTGGAGGGCTTATCTGGACAGTCTGAAGGTGCTCTGGTTCAGAAGGGTCATTCAATTCGACAGCACGGATCAGTTGGAGATGGCCGACTCTGTCAAGGGGGTCGGGTTGGTGAGCTTTGACTGGTTGAAGGAAAAAGCAAAAGCCTTGCGCTCAAGTCTGAACAGGGATTGGCAGCAGGGGATACGGAGTGGAAAATGGTCAGCGCTGGTCCGGGACCTTTCCATGCCGACGGGGGTGGTCGTGATAATTCTTGTATTTGTATTTCTGATACGACAAATCCGGAAGCGCGATCACTACGAGACCTTCATGCGGAAAAAAGCAGGGAGATTGCTTGGATCGCTTTCCGGGATTCTTACACCCTCAACTCAAGGGTATCAAAGCCTTCTGGTCATTCGCTACGGCCCGGTTGATGCATGGCCGGATAACACGGAAAGCTATTTGAAACAGCTTGGCCGTCATCCCAAACGGTTTACCGGGGTGAGCAATCCTTGA